A stretch of Natronococcus sp. CG52 DNA encodes these proteins:
- a CDS encoding ester cyclase, producing MAAQTHTTVEENERLSRRVPEEIATERNLELIDELYAADAVEHLPMGDTRGLDEIRADFERFLEAFPDFSATVEDSVASGDTVAMRVTLRGTHEGPFMGIEPTNRTFKVSNMVFTRVRDGKIVERWVQPDMHGMLRQLGVVESPIA from the coding sequence ATGGCCGCACAAACACACACCACCGTCGAAGAGAACGAGCGACTCTCCCGCCGGGTTCCGGAAGAGATCGCAACGGAGCGCAATCTCGAGTTGATCGACGAACTGTACGCCGCAGACGCCGTAGAACACCTTCCGATGGGGGACACTCGAGGACTAGACGAGATCCGGGCGGACTTCGAGCGATTCCTCGAGGCGTTTCCGGACTTCTCGGCAACGGTCGAGGACAGCGTCGCCAGCGGGGACACCGTCGCGATGCGCGTCACGCTTCGGGGGACCCACGAGGGACCGTTTATGGGAATAGAACCGACGAACCGCACGTTCAAGGTATCGAACATGGTCTTCACGCGCGTTCGAGACGGGAAGATCGTCGAACGATGGGTGCAGCCGGACATGCACGGGATGCTTCGGCAACTCGGCGTCGTCGAATCGCCGATCGCGTAG
- a CDS encoding pyridoxamine 5'-phosphate oxidase family protein yields MTQNHSESDDEARRSRPSTEASYGIPEREDGMLPWTFVEEKMRTDQRYWVTTICPDGVPHARPTWGVWVDGTFYCGGGERTRWVRNLSRNSDIVIHREDAEEVVIIEGTASRLDAETGDSALVERIDAAYEEKYDIDHGTPFFGVRPDVVFAWSEYPTDATRWTFSE; encoded by the coding sequence ATGACGCAGAATCACTCGGAATCCGACGACGAAGCGCGACGGTCGCGACCATCGACCGAGGCGAGTTACGGCATTCCCGAGCGCGAGGACGGAATGCTCCCCTGGACGTTCGTCGAAGAGAAAATGCGCACAGATCAGCGCTACTGGGTGACGACGATCTGTCCTGATGGAGTTCCACACGCGCGGCCGACGTGGGGCGTCTGGGTCGACGGAACGTTCTACTGCGGCGGCGGCGAGCGGACGCGCTGGGTTCGGAACCTCTCGCGGAACAGTGATATCGTGATCCATCGAGAGGATGCAGAGGAGGTCGTCATCATCGAGGGGACCGCATCGCGTCTCGACGCCGAAACGGGAGACTCCGCGCTCGTCGAGCGGATCGACGCGGCGTACGAGGAGAAGTACGATATCGACCACGGAACGCCGTTTTTCGGCGTTCGTCCCGACGTCGTGTTCGCCTGGTCGGAGTATCCCACCGACGCGACTCGATGGACGTTCTCGGAGTAG
- a CDS encoding FAD-binding oxidoreductase translates to MARGQRAEDSGVAALEERLRGELLREDDEGYDEARTVWNAMIDREPELVARPTGVADVVAAVDFARETDRLVSIKGGGHSVAGNAVCEDGLMIDLSEMKGVHVDPATRTVQVGPGATVGDMDHETQAFGLATPGGVVSTTGVAGLTLGGGFGWLSRRYGLAVDNLRSAEIVTADGAVVTASEDENSDLFWAIRGGSGNFGVVTSFEFDLVEVGPEVLFGPGVYPYEDAADVLRHYRDFCRDAPNECCVWADSMTAPPLPFLPEDVHGSTVLVLMQAYVGDLEEGERVLESLREYGDPIADAVGPAPYATAQRTFDDLLTPGARNYWKSHNYTELTDATLDTVVDYANRAPTPQSEVLIHQVGGAINDVAPDATAYPHRETAFIITPGARWEDPANDEECIAWVRACHDALAEDATGGTYVNFEGEREGHERNAYGGNYDRLVEIKVEYDPTNLFRVNQNVEPPTARSDDD, encoded by the coding sequence ATGGCACGAGGACAGCGGGCCGAAGACAGCGGTGTCGCAGCGCTCGAGGAACGACTCCGCGGTGAACTTCTCCGAGAGGACGACGAGGGCTACGACGAGGCGCGGACGGTCTGGAACGCGATGATCGATCGAGAGCCGGAACTCGTCGCTCGTCCGACGGGGGTAGCGGACGTCGTGGCTGCGGTCGACTTCGCCCGGGAAACAGACCGTCTGGTCTCGATAAAGGGAGGTGGGCACAGCGTCGCCGGAAACGCCGTCTGTGAGGACGGATTGATGATCGATCTCTCCGAGATGAAGGGGGTCCACGTCGATCCGGCAACGCGCACGGTTCAGGTAGGTCCCGGCGCGACGGTAGGCGACATGGACCACGAGACGCAGGCGTTCGGTCTCGCTACCCCGGGCGGTGTCGTCTCGACGACCGGCGTCGCCGGGCTCACGCTCGGCGGCGGTTTCGGCTGGCTCTCCCGGCGGTACGGCCTCGCAGTCGACAACCTGCGGTCGGCCGAGATCGTCACGGCGGACGGTGCCGTAGTGACCGCGAGCGAGGACGAGAACTCTGACCTGTTCTGGGCGATCCGGGGCGGCAGCGGTAACTTCGGGGTCGTCACCTCGTTCGAGTTCGACCTCGTGGAGGTCGGTCCGGAGGTGCTGTTCGGGCCGGGCGTCTACCCATACGAGGACGCGGCCGACGTGCTCCGTCACTATCGCGACTTTTGCCGCGACGCACCGAACGAGTGCTGCGTCTGGGCGGATAGCATGACCGCGCCGCCGCTGCCGTTCCTCCCGGAGGACGTCCACGGAAGCACCGTTCTCGTCCTCATGCAGGCCTACGTCGGCGATCTCGAGGAGGGCGAGCGCGTGCTCGAGTCGCTCCGCGAGTACGGCGACCCTATTGCCGACGCCGTCGGGCCGGCACCGTACGCGACGGCACAGCGCACGTTCGACGACTTGCTCACTCCGGGCGCACGCAACTACTGGAAGTCGCACAATTATACCGAGCTAACCGATGCGACGCTCGACACCGTCGTCGACTACGCTAACCGGGCGCCGACGCCGCAGTCCGAGGTTCTCATCCACCAGGTCGGCGGGGCGATCAACGACGTCGCTCCGGATGCGACCGCGTACCCACATCGGGAAACCGCATTCATCATCACTCCCGGCGCACGGTGGGAAGATCCGGCAAACGACGAGGAGTGCATCGCGTGGGTGCGAGCGTGCCACGACGCGCTCGCCGAGGATGCGACCGGCGGCACGTACGTCAACTTCGAGGGTGAACGCGAGGGTCACGAACGTAACGCCTACGGCGGAAACTACGACAGGCTGGTCGAAATAAAAGTCGAGTACGACCCGACGAACCTGTTCCGGGTGAACCAGAACGTCGAGCCACCGACGGCGCGATCGGACGACGACTGA
- a CDS encoding RDD family protein → MESQLTNHASLLERGFAYIVDGIVLFIGVVIVVLALFPVIGEGAQLVALPIVAMYYIYSEATWGQTPGKMVLGIRVVQTNGTECGWGGSILRNLTKLLGGTLIATLVAIVLILVTDDSQRVGDMLADTTVVKS, encoded by the coding sequence ATGGAATCACAGCTGACAAATCACGCCTCGCTTCTCGAGCGCGGATTCGCCTACATTGTCGACGGAATCGTCCTCTTTATCGGGGTCGTCATCGTCGTGCTCGCTCTCTTTCCGGTTATCGGCGAGGGCGCACAGCTCGTTGCACTCCCGATCGTTGCGATGTACTACATCTATTCCGAAGCGACGTGGGGGCAAACGCCCGGGAAAATGGTGCTCGGGATCCGCGTCGTGCAGACGAACGGAACCGAGTGCGGATGGGGTGGCTCGATTCTCCGCAATCTCACGAAGCTACTCGGCGGGACGCTGATCGCAACGCTCGTCGCGATCGTTTTGATTCTGGTAACGGACGACAGCCAGCGGGTCGGAGATATGCTTGCGGACACGACCGTCGTCAAATCCTGA
- a CDS encoding class I SAM-dependent methyltransferase, translated as MSDTDYAGITKSQKETWATGDFNEIARQNVVMGEALCEAVDPHPGQRVLDVACGSGTAALVAERRYCEVTGLDYVPELIERAKARAQANGQAVDFRVGDAQDMPFPDDSFDVVLSVYGVQFAPDQEQAASELLRVCRPGGKIGLAGPIPEGWSGDWFAAHAQYVPPPPDVQSPLRWGTDEGLDELLGAGTRSIESERRTALQYYRSVDHAVDVFSTYFGPTIRAFEKVESEAHDRLRNDLRDVFSRYNRATDDTAIVENQYLQTIITSE; from the coding sequence ATGAGTGATACAGACTATGCTGGCATTACAAAAAGCCAGAAAGAGACGTGGGCAACGGGCGATTTCAACGAGATCGCCCGTCAGAACGTGGTCATGGGAGAGGCGCTCTGCGAAGCGGTTGACCCGCATCCCGGGCAACGTGTGCTGGATGTAGCCTGTGGCAGCGGGACAGCAGCACTGGTTGCAGAGCGCCGGTACTGTGAGGTCACAGGCCTCGACTACGTGCCCGAATTGATCGAACGTGCCAAAGCGCGGGCACAGGCCAACGGGCAAGCCGTTGATTTCCGCGTTGGCGATGCGCAGGACATGCCGTTTCCTGACGACAGCTTCGATGTAGTGCTCTCGGTGTACGGAGTGCAATTTGCGCCTGATCAGGAGCAGGCAGCAAGCGAGTTGCTTCGGGTTTGCAGACCAGGAGGCAAAATCGGTCTGGCAGGCCCGATCCCCGAGGGATGGAGTGGCGATTGGTTCGCTGCCCACGCCCAGTACGTCCCTCCACCACCCGACGTACAGTCGCCCCTTCGGTGGGGCACAGACGAGGGACTTGACGAGCTACTCGGTGCTGGCACTCGTTCAATCGAGAGCGAGCGGCGGACAGCACTCCAATACTATCGGTCGGTCGACCATGCAGTGGACGTGTTCAGCACTTACTTCGGCCCGACAATCCGTGCGTTTGAGAAGGTCGAGTCGGAAGCACACGATCGTCTTCGGAACGACCTCAGGGATGTATTCAGCCGCTACAACCGCGCAACAGACGATACTGCAATCGTTGAGAATCAGTATCTTCAAACCATTATAACCAGTGAATAA
- a CDS encoding ABC transporter permease → MTGLLQVTAASVLAAMVVGLSRFRGLALERELGVALVRGFVQILAMGMIVGLLLTVDLVWSGVILLGMMGGATWISKNRGEGLPGVVRVSFVAIVFGSGLVIVTMTVTGAIEANVRNLVPVGSMIIANAMQINSLALDRFKSEIVSNRAEIEAGLSLGAPPSAVISRHVETGVQASLIPVIDSLKSLGWVWIPGIMSGMILAGENPIYAALYQFVIMAMIFGAGGLTSMTSSLLIGKYVFTDAEQLREVGYAEDE, encoded by the coding sequence TTGACTGGACTTCTGCAAGTCACCGCCGCGTCGGTACTTGCGGCCATGGTCGTCGGCCTCTCACGGTTTCGTGGATTGGCTCTCGAACGCGAACTCGGTGTCGCACTCGTGCGCGGATTTGTCCAGATCCTTGCGATGGGGATGATCGTCGGCCTTCTACTCACGGTCGATCTGGTCTGGAGCGGTGTCATCCTACTGGGTATGATGGGTGGGGCGACGTGGATCTCGAAGAATCGCGGTGAGGGATTGCCGGGTGTCGTCCGGGTGTCGTTCGTTGCAATCGTCTTCGGATCTGGGCTGGTGATCGTCACGATGACGGTAACCGGTGCCATCGAGGCGAACGTACGCAACCTGGTACCCGTCGGAAGCATGATCATCGCAAACGCGATGCAGATCAACTCACTCGCACTCGACCGGTTCAAGAGTGAAATTGTATCGAACCGCGCGGAGATCGAAGCTGGGTTGTCGCTCGGTGCACCGCCCAGCGCAGTTATCTCCCGTCACGTCGAAACCGGTGTTCAGGCCTCACTTATTCCGGTCATCGACTCGTTGAAGAGTCTCGGCTGGGTGTGGATACCGGGTATCATGTCGGGGATGATCCTCGCCGGTGAGAACCCGATCTACGCCGCCCTGTACCAGTTCGTCATCATGGCGATGATCTTCGGTGCAGGGGGCTTGACGAGTATGACGAGCAGCCTCCTTATCGGGAAGTACGTCTTCACTGACGCCGAGCAACTGCGAGAGGTCGGTTATGCTGAAGACGAATGA
- a CDS encoding ABC transporter ATP-binding protein encodes MTPPPLVTKNLTRVVDDETLIEDVSVSIEPGEVLVIVGPSGAGKSSFLRLLNRLDEPTDGTVYIDGTDYRVLSPRELRVCVGLVPQDSALVPGTVFENATRGLSLRGEPVDETRTERMLAQLGLNGYADRDVEDLSGGEKQRVAFARTLLNDPEVLLLDEPTASLDSASEARVEELLSGLDVTVVLVTHDEEQARRIGDRVMELRDGRMVRIGPVGEVLP; translated from the coding sequence ATGACGCCGCCACCTCTCGTGACGAAAAACCTCACCCGGGTCGTGGACGATGAGACACTCATCGAGGACGTTTCAGTGTCGATCGAACCCGGTGAGGTACTCGTTATCGTCGGGCCATCCGGTGCTGGGAAATCCTCGTTTCTTCGTCTACTCAATCGACTCGATGAACCGACTGACGGGACAGTGTACATCGATGGGACGGATTACCGGGTACTGTCGCCTCGTGAACTCAGGGTTTGCGTGGGCCTCGTTCCCCAGGATTCGGCACTGGTTCCAGGCACGGTTTTCGAAAACGCGACTCGCGGCCTGTCGCTCCGTGGTGAGCCGGTTGACGAGACCCGAACCGAACGAATGCTTGCTCAACTCGGCCTCAACGGATACGCTGACCGTGACGTCGAAGACCTCTCCGGTGGCGAGAAACAGCGCGTCGCCTTCGCCCGTACCCTCCTGAACGACCCAGAGGTGCTGTTGCTCGACGAACCGACTGCGAGCCTCGACTCGGCCTCAGAAGCGCGTGTCGAAGAACTACTCTCAGGTCTCGATGTCACCGTTGTTCTCGTCACCCACGACGAGGAGCAGGCTCGCCGAATTGGCGACCGTGTCATGGAACTACGTGATGGTCGCATGGTGCGTATCGGGCCTGTCGGAGAGGTTCTGCCGTGA
- a CDS encoding VOC family protein yields MEPQITVITLGVNDLEESLGFYRDGLGWRTEGIVGTEFEGGAVAFFPLNDGLQLALYPKHQIAEDAYVDETASSPAEFTIGHNVASKEEVDDVMETAEEAGAEVTDPPRDRVWGGYSGHFQDPDDHLWEVVWNPQFEIEE; encoded by the coding sequence ATGGAACCACAAATCACAGTCATCACGTTGGGAGTCAACGATTTGGAGGAATCACTCGGCTTTTATCGTGATGGCTTGGGTTGGCGAACGGAGGGTATCGTCGGAACAGAGTTCGAAGGCGGAGCCGTTGCCTTCTTCCCGCTGAACGACGGTTTGCAGCTTGCACTCTACCCTAAACATCAAATCGCGGAAGATGCATACGTTGACGAAACTGCGTCAAGTCCTGCGGAATTCACTATCGGCCACAACGTCGCGTCGAAAGAAGAAGTCGATGACGTGATGGAGACGGCGGAAGAAGCAGGAGCAGAAGTTACCGACCCGCCACGTGACCGTGTATGGGGCGGATATTCGGGCCACTTCCAAGACCCGGACGACCACCTATGGGAAGTTGTTTGGAACCCGCAGTTCGAAATCGAAGAGTAA
- a CDS encoding type II toxin-antitoxin system RelE family toxin: MSDDEWTWELASKAQDDLDALNSNEQQRIIDKLDEIVDSPWRDPPDYGEPLQNSSRRKVRIGEFRLAVTFHQDEHRMVVARIKRRGGAYTADDD, translated from the coding sequence ATGAGTGACGACGAGTGGACGTGGGAACTCGCATCGAAAGCGCAGGACGACCTCGATGCGCTCAATTCGAACGAGCAGCAGCGCATCATCGACAAACTCGACGAAATCGTCGATTCTCCGTGGCGCGATCCACCAGACTATGGCGAACCGCTCCAGAATAGCTCACGCCGTAAGGTGCGTATCGGTGAATTCCGTCTTGCGGTCACCTTCCACCAAGACGAGCACCGAATGGTCGTTGCTCGAATTAAACGTCGTGGTGGCGCGTATACAGCTGATGACGACTGA
- a CDS encoding ribbon-helix-helix domain-containing protein gives MSEAATNNGDDEIVTVNFKVTRSFLDEIEDTWQGRGFNSRSEFIRYTLRDAVEHPTFDRDELVALLQAEEDVQKQRTISAEEARERFGTDATNE, from the coding sequence ATGTCTGAAGCGGCCACAAACAATGGCGACGACGAGATCGTCACGGTGAACTTCAAAGTCACACGGTCGTTTCTCGACGAAATCGAAGACACGTGGCAAGGACGGGGATTCAACAGCCGTAGCGAATTTATTCGGTATACCTTACGCGATGCCGTCGAACATCCCACGTTCGACCGCGACGAACTCGTTGCACTCCTCCAAGCGGAAGAGGATGTCCAAAAACAACGGACGATAAGTGCCGAAGAAGCACGCGAACGATTCGGCACTGACGCGACGAATGAGTGA
- a CDS encoding chorismate mutase, with protein sequence MTTDEIDTDENEPAERAPEEMNLDELREEIQTIDREIVELIAQRTYVADTIAAVKDEKGLPTTDEKQEEQVMERAGRNAEQFDVDANLVKAIFRLLIELNKVEQRENR encoded by the coding sequence ATGACCACAGACGAGATCGATACCGACGAAAACGAGCCGGCAGAGCGAGCACCGGAGGAGATGAACCTCGACGAACTGCGCGAGGAAATCCAGACGATCGACCGCGAGATCGTCGAACTGATCGCCCAGCGTACCTACGTCGCGGATACGATCGCGGCAGTCAAAGACGAGAAGGGGCTGCCGACGACCGACGAGAAACAGGAAGAACAGGTGATGGAGCGCGCGGGACGAAACGCGGAGCAGTTCGACGTCGACGCGAATCTCGTGAAAGCGATCTTTCGGCTGTTGATCGAACTGAACAAAGTAGAGCAGCGTGAGAATCGGTAG